A window from Azoarcus sp. DD4 encodes these proteins:
- the dhbC gene encoding isochorismate synthase DhbC, which translates to MNDVSRDLIDARAARLLAAYRGADPFFFATAEHTLLAQGCYAEVPPADNLADLGLRVDEQLQAARRKGHPNPVVVGAIPFDSRKPACLTIPRQVISAGPLGGRGGEGARRPGRYLVQPVPQPQDYAEAVGEAVRQIKAGKLSKVVLARTLALAGEEPVDVQGLLGRLARHNAHGYTFAVRLPGSRPGTLLGASPELLISRRGLQVRSNPLAGSAARTADGAEDARRGQALLASNKDLHEHQIVADAVAAGLRPHCRTLAVPAGPSLIHTATMWHLSSDIRGELADAGIGTLRLAAGLHPTPAVCGHPSAAAFDLIGRLDAFDRGFYTGLVGWCDADGNGEWVVTLRCAEVQDNRMRLFAGAGIVADSDPQGEVAETEAKFKTMLNALGHAPEGVC; encoded by the coding sequence ATGAATGATGTGTCCAGGGATTTGATCGATGCGCGGGCCGCGCGCCTGCTGGCGGCCTACCGCGGCGCCGATCCGTTCTTCTTCGCGACCGCCGAGCACACCCTGCTGGCGCAGGGCTGCTACGCCGAGGTGCCGCCGGCCGACAACCTGGCCGACCTGGGGCTGCGGGTCGACGAGCAGTTGCAGGCGGCGCGGCGCAAGGGGCACCCGAATCCCGTCGTGGTCGGCGCGATTCCCTTCGATTCGCGCAAGCCGGCCTGCCTCACGATTCCGCGCCAGGTGATCTCGGCCGGTCCGCTCGGCGGGCGTGGCGGAGAGGGCGCACGGCGGCCCGGCCGCTACCTCGTCCAGCCGGTGCCGCAGCCGCAGGACTACGCCGAGGCGGTGGGGGAGGCGGTCCGCCAGATCAAGGCCGGCAAGCTGTCCAAGGTGGTGCTGGCGCGCACGCTGGCGCTCGCCGGCGAGGAGCCGGTCGATGTGCAGGGCCTGCTCGGCCGGCTGGCGCGTCACAACGCGCACGGCTACACCTTCGCCGTCCGCCTGCCGGGCAGCCGGCCGGGTACGCTGCTCGGCGCCAGCCCGGAACTGCTGATCAGCCGGCGCGGCCTGCAGGTGCGCTCCAACCCGCTGGCCGGTTCCGCGGCGCGCACCGCGGATGGGGCTGAGGACGCGCGGCGCGGCCAGGCGCTGCTGGCTTCGAACAAGGACCTGCACGAGCACCAGATCGTCGCCGACGCGGTGGCGGCCGGGCTGCGCCCGCATTGCCGCACGCTCGCGGTGCCGGCGGGGCCGTCGCTGATCCACACCGCCACCATGTGGCATCTGTCGAGCGACATCCGCGGCGAACTCGCCGACGCCGGGATCGGCACGCTGCGGCTCGCCGCCGGCCTGCATCCCACGCCGGCGGTGTGCGGCCATCCGAGCGCGGCGGCCTTCGACCTGATCGGCCGGCTCGACGCCTTCGACCGCGGCTTCTACACCGGCCTGGTCGGCTGGTGCGATGCCGACGGCAATGGCGAATGGGTGGTGACGCTGCGCTGCGCCGAGGTCCAGGACAACCGCATGAGGCTCTTTGCCGGCGCCGGCATCGTCGCCGACTCCGACCCGCAGGGCGAGGTGGCGGAAACCGAGGCCAAGTTCAAGACCATGCTGAACGCGCTCGGCCATGCGCCGGAAGGAGTCTGCTGA
- a CDS encoding non-ribosomal peptide synthetase, whose translation MTKTFQRLAASSAQYGIWMGQQMVPESPSYLTAEAVELRGPLDTAALSASVAEVLGNCQTLHMRFEMNEDGLWQWPQAPGDESPELHDFRQAADPDAAAHHWMRQSLARLCDLTRDRLYRSALLRLAEHRHLWYLQVHHIALDGYGYGLVCQAVAARYSARVRGEALPALPDWRLDKVVEAERQYKANGGFERDKAFWIEHLRQAPAPATIAPPQEFSDEVVRHDARLGPAEIEPLQQAARRCGQDWGSWMLAAIGLWLARHSGQRRLSFGLPVMNRLGTPTLGVPCMAMNIVPMSVQVDPAADMRAMSRQMADGMRLIRPHLYYRYGWIRGDLGLLEIQKHLFNQAVNLMPFDRHAPFAGLESVVHPIGAGPVKDLNISLSVLNAEWRLLLEANPNAYDAGRLAELHRDLVDWLARLAAHPADASLAPLLHDLPPLSVLDGPALTQTPVPVLERLLAVAARSPGKAALEWQDEVVDYAQLLLQVRQLAARLGEAGLHADERVVILLPRSPQAIVALLATLWAGACYVPLDPLGPASRLAQVLADAEPRLVVSLRRWADKAGSRPLICLDDTPAGPMPCDPTSVPREVDAARPAYLLYTSGSTGKPNGVEVGYGALAHFVASAGQLYRIVADDRVLQFAPLHFDASIEEIFLSLCHGATLVLRDDAVLDAIPAFTSFVERVRISVLDLPTAYWHELAHALDAERAGQLRRVRLTIIGGEAALPARARRWRALLPDSVLLNSYGPTEASVIATTALLGGSEAVWDGGDELPIGRPRPGVSALVVDAHLHPVAVGQPGELVLCGEALALGYRHNEALTARRFVTLPLPSGEGRRGYRSGDRVCLRDGQLFFLGRLDHEVKISGLRVDPTEIENALLAHPAVREAAVVAVPRAHGGYRLAAFLVGTDAPGLASLRRQLALVLPAAALPDHWHGLESLPRNPNGKIDRKQLAELADRQSAAALPQATPLEQRIMQVWHAVLGEMPDGVDANFFDLGGKSLQAIQVSSQLSRLLQRDIPVSALFRHATVQALARALSGPVAHRPPTVGSDQAFAPVLTIQPGRHPALFCLPPAEGLSWCYLGLARHLPGVAIHGLQATTLEAGEPDCFDTLVAHYTAQVRALQANGPYRLLGWSLGGALAQAIAVELERLGEAVELVALMDSYPAEAFAGWRAPTLQDALIALSSVNGEVETDTPEAIYRRLLRAGSPLAALGQAALERLGQAALRGMQVFRASRTRRYRGDLLLFCARRREAIAPVPSTWQPYLDGRLDCVELDCDHFGMSDPGPLQAIGRALANRLNVQAIDLIAE comes from the coding sequence ATGACAAAGACCTTTCAACGCCTGGCGGCGAGCTCGGCCCAGTATGGCATCTGGATGGGCCAGCAGATGGTGCCGGAGAGCCCGAGCTACCTCACCGCCGAGGCGGTCGAGCTGCGCGGCCCGCTCGATACGGCCGCGCTGTCCGCCAGCGTGGCCGAGGTGCTCGGAAACTGCCAGACCCTGCACATGCGCTTCGAGATGAACGAAGACGGCCTGTGGCAATGGCCGCAGGCGCCCGGCGATGAGTCGCCCGAACTGCACGACTTCCGCCAGGCGGCCGACCCCGACGCGGCGGCGCACCACTGGATGCGGCAGTCGCTCGCGCGCCTGTGCGACCTGACGCGCGACCGGCTCTACCGCAGCGCGCTGCTGCGCCTCGCCGAGCATCGCCACCTGTGGTACCTGCAGGTGCACCACATCGCGCTCGACGGCTACGGCTACGGCCTGGTGTGCCAGGCGGTGGCGGCCCGCTACAGCGCGCGGGTGCGCGGCGAAGCCTTGCCGGCCTTGCCCGACTGGCGGCTGGACAAGGTGGTGGAGGCCGAACGGCAGTACAAGGCCAACGGCGGTTTCGAGCGCGACAAGGCGTTCTGGATCGAACACCTGCGACAGGCGCCGGCGCCGGCCACGATCGCGCCGCCGCAGGAGTTCTCCGACGAGGTCGTGCGCCACGATGCCCGCCTGGGCCCGGCCGAGATCGAACCGCTGCAGCAGGCCGCCCGCCGTTGCGGCCAGGACTGGGGCAGCTGGATGCTGGCGGCGATCGGCCTGTGGCTGGCGCGCCATTCGGGCCAGCGCCGCCTGAGCTTCGGCCTGCCGGTGATGAACCGGCTCGGCACACCGACGCTCGGCGTGCCCTGCATGGCGATGAACATCGTGCCGATGAGCGTGCAGGTCGACCCCGCCGCGGACATGCGGGCAATGAGCCGGCAGATGGCCGACGGCATGCGTCTCATCCGCCCGCATCTCTACTACCGCTACGGCTGGATACGCGGCGACCTCGGCCTGCTGGAGATCCAGAAGCACCTCTTCAACCAGGCGGTCAACCTGATGCCCTTCGACCGGCACGCGCCGTTCGCGGGGCTGGAGAGCGTCGTTCATCCGATCGGCGCCGGGCCGGTGAAGGACCTCAACATCAGCCTGTCGGTGCTCAACGCCGAATGGCGCCTGCTGCTGGAGGCCAACCCGAATGCCTACGATGCCGGGCGCTTGGCCGAACTGCACCGGGACCTGGTGGACTGGCTGGCGAGGCTGGCGGCGCATCCGGCGGACGCCAGCCTCGCGCCGCTGCTGCACGACCTGCCGCCCTTGTCGGTGCTCGACGGCCCGGCGTTGACGCAGACGCCGGTGCCGGTGCTGGAGCGCCTGCTCGCCGTCGCCGCGCGCAGCCCCGGCAAGGCGGCGCTCGAATGGCAGGACGAGGTCGTCGACTACGCGCAACTGCTGCTGCAGGTCCGGCAGCTGGCCGCGCGCCTGGGCGAGGCCGGGCTGCATGCCGACGAGCGCGTGGTGATCCTGCTGCCGCGCAGTCCGCAGGCCATCGTCGCGCTGCTGGCGACGCTGTGGGCGGGCGCGTGCTACGTGCCGCTGGACCCGCTCGGCCCGGCCAGCCGGCTGGCCCAGGTGCTGGCCGATGCCGAGCCGCGGCTGGTCGTCAGCCTGCGCCGCTGGGCGGACAAGGCCGGCTCGCGCCCGCTGATCTGCCTCGACGACACGCCTGCCGGCCCGATGCCGTGCGATCCGACATCCGTTCCCCGCGAGGTGGATGCCGCCCGGCCGGCCTATCTGCTCTACACCTCGGGCTCGACCGGCAAGCCTAACGGCGTGGAGGTCGGCTACGGCGCGCTGGCGCACTTCGTCGCCAGTGCCGGCCAGCTGTACCGCATCGTCGCGGACGACCGCGTGCTGCAGTTCGCACCGTTGCACTTCGATGCCAGCATCGAAGAGATCTTCCTGAGCCTGTGCCACGGCGCCACCCTGGTGCTGCGCGACGACGCGGTGCTCGATGCCATCCCGGCTTTCACCTCCTTCGTCGAACGGGTGCGCATCAGCGTGCTCGACCTGCCGACCGCCTACTGGCACGAACTGGCGCATGCGCTCGATGCGGAGCGTGCGGGGCAGCTGCGGCGGGTGCGGCTGACCATCATCGGCGGCGAGGCGGCGCTGCCGGCACGGGCGCGGCGCTGGCGGGCCTTGCTGCCGGATAGCGTGTTGCTCAACAGCTACGGGCCGACCGAGGCCTCGGTCATCGCGACCACGGCCCTCCTCGGCGGCAGCGAGGCGGTGTGGGACGGTGGCGACGAGCTGCCGATCGGCCGTCCGCGCCCCGGGGTGAGCGCGCTGGTCGTGGACGCGCATCTCCACCCGGTGGCCGTGGGGCAGCCGGGTGAGCTGGTGCTGTGCGGCGAGGCGCTGGCGCTCGGCTATCGCCACAACGAGGCCTTGACCGCGCGCCGCTTCGTGACGCTGCCGCTGCCGTCGGGTGAGGGACGACGCGGCTACCGCAGCGGCGATCGCGTTTGCCTGCGCGACGGCCAGCTCTTCTTCCTCGGCCGGCTCGACCACGAGGTCAAGATCAGCGGCCTGCGCGTCGATCCGACCGAGATCGAGAACGCGCTGCTGGCACATCCGGCGGTACGTGAAGCCGCGGTGGTGGCGGTGCCGCGCGCCCACGGCGGCTACCGGCTGGCGGCCTTCCTGGTGGGGACGGATGCGCCGGGGCTGGCGTCCCTGCGTCGCCAGCTGGCGCTGGTGTTGCCGGCCGCGGCGCTGCCCGACCACTGGCATGGGCTGGAGAGCCTGCCGCGCAACCCGAACGGCAAGATCGACCGCAAGCAGCTGGCCGAACTCGCCGATCGCCAGTCGGCCGCGGCCTTGCCGCAGGCGACGCCGCTGGAGCAGCGGATCATGCAGGTGTGGCACGCGGTGCTGGGCGAGATGCCCGACGGCGTGGACGCAAACTTCTTCGATCTCGGCGGCAAGTCGCTGCAGGCCATCCAGGTCTCGAGCCAGCTGAGCCGGCTGCTCCAGCGCGACATTCCGGTGTCGGCCCTGTTCCGGCACGCCACCGTCCAGGCGCTGGCCAGGGCGCTGAGCGGACCGGTGGCGCATCGTCCGCCGACGGTCGGCAGCGACCAGGCCTTTGCCCCGGTGCTGACCATACAACCGGGACGCCATCCGGCGCTGTTCTGCCTGCCGCCGGCCGAGGGCCTGTCGTGGTGCTACCTCGGCTTGGCACGCCACCTGCCCGGCGTCGCCATCCACGGTCTGCAGGCCACCACGCTCGAAGCGGGCGAGCCCGACTGCTTCGACACGCTGGTCGCGCACTACACCGCACAGGTCCGCGCGCTGCAGGCGAACGGCCCGTACCGGCTGCTGGGCTGGTCGCTCGGCGGCGCGCTCGCCCAGGCGATCGCGGTCGAACTGGAGCGCCTGGGCGAAGCGGTGGAACTGGTCGCATTGATGGACAGCTACCCGGCGGAGGCCTTTGCCGGCTGGCGGGCGCCCACGCTGCAGGACGCCCTGATCGCGCTGTCGAGCGTGAATGGCGAGGTCGAAACCGATACGCCGGAGGCGATCTACCGGCGCCTGCTGCGCGCCGGCAGCCCGCTGGCGGCATTGGGCCAGGCGGCGCTCGAACGCCTGGGGCAGGCCGCGCTGCGCGGCATGCAGGTTTTCCGCGCCAGCCGGACCCGCCGCTACCGAGGCGATCTGCTGCTGTTCTGCGCGCGCCGGCGGGAAGCGATCGCGCCCGTGCCGTCGACGTGGCAGCCCTACCTGGACGGCCGGCTCGATTGCGTCGAGCTCGATTGCGACCACTTCGGCATGAGCGATCCGGGGCCGCTGCAGGCCATCGGCCGGGCGCTGGCAAACCGCCTGAACGTACAGGCGATCGATCTGATAGCGGAGTGA
- a CDS encoding isochorismatase family protein, which translates to MAIPKIASYPMPTRGWDNRVRWQPDARRAVLLVHDMQDYFLDFYDRGSAPVPTLIANVRRLIDLAHAQGIPVVYTAQLPVQTPTERGLLQDMWGPGLTAQPQRKDIVAELAPQAQDTVLDKWRYSAFQKSRLLELMRGQSRDQLIVCGVYAHIGCMASACEAFMNDIQPFFVADALADFSAQEHELALRYVAQRCGTTLLTAELADRLPPRLPASPAALRALVADSLQLAAAELGEDDNLLDWGLDSIRIMALVETWRRAGLALDFMTLAEQPTLAAWWALLERREAVACT; encoded by the coding sequence ATGGCCATACCCAAGATCGCCAGCTACCCGATGCCCACCCGCGGCTGGGACAACCGGGTGCGTTGGCAGCCCGACGCCCGTCGCGCGGTGCTGCTGGTGCACGACATGCAGGACTACTTCCTCGACTTCTACGACCGCGGCAGCGCGCCGGTGCCGACGCTGATCGCCAACGTCCGCCGGCTGATCGACCTGGCGCACGCGCAGGGCATCCCGGTGGTGTACACCGCCCAGCTGCCGGTGCAGACGCCGACCGAGCGCGGCCTGCTGCAGGACATGTGGGGGCCGGGCCTGACGGCGCAGCCGCAGCGCAAGGACATCGTCGCCGAACTGGCGCCGCAGGCGCAGGACACAGTGCTCGATAAGTGGCGCTACAGCGCCTTCCAGAAGTCCCGCCTGCTCGAACTGATGCGCGGCCAGTCGCGCGACCAGCTGATCGTCTGCGGCGTCTATGCCCACATCGGTTGCATGGCGAGCGCCTGCGAAGCCTTCATGAACGACATCCAGCCCTTCTTCGTCGCCGATGCGCTGGCCGACTTCTCGGCGCAGGAGCACGAGCTGGCGCTGCGTTACGTTGCCCAGCGCTGCGGCACGACGCTGCTCACCGCGGAGCTGGCCGACCGGCTGCCGCCGCGGTTGCCGGCGTCGCCCGCGGCGCTGCGCGCTCTGGTCGCCGACAGCCTGCAGCTCGCCGCCGCCGAACTCGGCGAGGACGATAACCTGCTCGACTGGGGGCTGGATTCGATCCGCATCATGGCGTTGGTCGAGACCTGGCGGCGCGCCGGGCTGGCGCTCGACTTCATGACCCTGGCCGAACAGCCCACGCTGGCGGCATGGTGGGCCCTGCTCGAACGGCGCGAGGCGGTGGCATGCACATGA
- a CDS encoding alpha/beta hydrolase produces MHMTALFHGGRGRHLRDRAACAAPPFARLLSRLCGGLLAGALMLQTVQPAQAQSISVAAPLPVEWAPVQLSRSLGFDIESRHTGQRYRIAIGLPHKPAPTAGYPVLWALDGLASFPLMETVRPRPPAAGESAEWRRKIGDEPAGLIVAIGYASGEPIDVNARALDYTPPGTTAPSGDSFSGRHGGADAFLRFLTQELRPLLARHFPMNPQQHTLFGFSYGGLFTLHTLSTQPQHFQRYWAASPSLWFGGHHVLETLPQRLPALDFVAHPARVTITVGLDEQYPASFATPQQQERLQSRRMVDNAERFAGLLTPRPGVQLQLLKLAAHEHPDMLTHGARRVVDFAFAP; encoded by the coding sequence ATGCACATGACAGCCCTGTTTCATGGCGGACGCGGCAGGCACCTCCGCGATCGCGCCGCTTGCGCCGCGCCGCCGTTCGCACGGCTGTTGTCCCGGCTGTGCGGGGGCTTGCTGGCGGGGGCGCTGATGCTGCAGACGGTGCAGCCGGCGCAGGCGCAATCGATATCGGTGGCCGCGCCGCTGCCGGTGGAATGGGCGCCGGTGCAGCTGTCGCGCAGTCTCGGCTTCGATATCGAGTCGCGCCACACCGGCCAGCGCTACCGCATCGCCATCGGCCTGCCGCACAAGCCGGCGCCGACCGCGGGCTACCCGGTGCTGTGGGCGCTCGACGGCCTGGCGAGCTTCCCGCTGATGGAAACCGTGCGGCCGCGGCCGCCGGCGGCGGGCGAGAGCGCCGAGTGGCGCCGCAAGATCGGCGATGAGCCGGCCGGCCTGATCGTCGCCATCGGCTATGCCAGCGGCGAGCCGATCGACGTCAATGCGCGGGCGCTGGACTATACGCCGCCGGGCACCACCGCCCCGAGCGGCGACAGCTTTTCCGGCCGGCACGGCGGTGCCGACGCCTTCCTGCGCTTCCTGACTCAAGAGCTGCGCCCGCTGCTGGCACGCCACTTCCCCATGAATCCGCAGCAGCACACACTGTTCGGCTTCTCCTACGGCGGACTGTTCACGCTCCATACCCTGAGCACGCAGCCGCAGCACTTCCAGCGCTACTGGGCGGCCAGCCCCTCGCTCTGGTTCGGCGGCCACCATGTCCTCGAAACCCTGCCGCAGCGTCTGCCGGCGCTGGACTTCGTCGCTCACCCGGCGCGGGTGACGATCACGGTGGGCCTGGACGAGCAATACCCGGCCAGCTTCGCCACGCCCCAGCAGCAAGAGCGCCTGCAAAGCCGCCGCATGGTCGACAACGCCGAGCGCTTCGCCGGCCTGCTCACGCCCAGGCCGGGCGTGCAGTTGCAGCTCCTCAAGCTGGCGGCGCACGAGCACCCGGACATGCTGACGCACGGCGCCCGCCGCGTGGTGGATTTCGCCTTTGCGCCGTGA
- a CDS encoding alpha/beta hydrolase, with protein MPNQILPAVEIETRSPPTHTVIWLHGLGADGHDFEPIVDELDPDRLPGIRFIFPHAPIRPVTINGGYPMRAWYDIVSSDFAQRREDPRGVRESARLLENLIARENARGIADDHIVLAGFSQGGAIALHTGLRHPRRLAGILALSTYLPLADSFIAEADAANHDVPIFMAHGHGDTVIPYDFALRSSELLQATGYALEWHPYFADHTVCLEEIRDIETWLARVLGRSSDMD; from the coding sequence ATGCCCAACCAGATCCTGCCCGCGGTCGAGATCGAAACCCGCTCGCCGCCGACCCATACGGTGATCTGGCTGCACGGCCTGGGCGCCGACGGCCACGACTTCGAGCCCATCGTCGACGAGCTCGATCCGGACCGCCTGCCCGGCATACGCTTCATCTTTCCGCATGCGCCGATCCGGCCGGTGACGATCAACGGCGGCTACCCGATGCGCGCCTGGTACGACATCGTGTCGTCCGACTTCGCCCAGCGCCGCGAAGATCCGCGCGGCGTGCGCGAATCCGCCCGCCTGCTGGAAAACCTGATCGCGCGCGAGAATGCCCGCGGCATCGCCGACGACCACATCGTGCTGGCCGGCTTTTCGCAGGGCGGCGCGATCGCGCTGCACACCGGCCTGCGCCATCCGCGCCGGCTGGCCGGCATCCTGGCGCTGTCGACCTATCTGCCGCTGGCCGACAGTTTCATCGCCGAGGCCGACGCGGCCAACCACGACGTGCCCATCTTCATGGCCCACGGCCACGGCGACACCGTGATTCCCTACGATTTCGCGCTACGCTCCAGCGAGTTGCTGCAGGCCACCGGCTATGCGCTCGAATGGCACCCCTATTTCGCCGACCACACCGTCTGCCTGGAGGAGATCCGGGACATCGAAACCTGGCTGGCGCGTGTGCTGGGCCGCAGCAGCGACATGGACTGA
- a CDS encoding (2,3-dihydroxybenzoyl)adenylate synthase → MLADCTPWPADLAERYRRQGYWRGETFSGMLAERVARHSDRLAVVSDGRRWTYRDLAAEADRLARGFHALGIGRNDPVVVQLPNCVEFLAVLFALFRLGALPIFALPPHRQFEIGHFCRHAGAVAYVVADRHAGFDYRMLARDIKAAVPQLQHVLVLGEPGEFRALDDLPALRGELPPPPAADEVAFFQLSGGSTGTPKLIPRTHDDYLYSIRASAEICGLDGDSVFLCVIPAGHNFAMSSPGSLGTLYAGGTVVMCAHPSPDMALGWIERERVTLTALVPPLVPVWLDAIARVKPDLASLKQVLVGGARFDAETANRVVRELGVQLQQVFGMAEGLVNYTRLDDPPEVVLHTQGRPISPDDELRIVDDEDRPVAEGETGHLLTRGPYTIRGYYKTAEHNARAFTADGFYRTGDMVRRTPEGNLVVEGRAKDQINRGGEKIAAEEVEHQLLAHAGVMDCAVVAMPDAYLGEKSCAFVIRRDDELRAVDLIRFLRGCGLATYKIPDRIEFVDRFPKTGVGKISKKQLRLDIEARLAATAV, encoded by the coding sequence ATGCTCGCCGATTGCACCCCCTGGCCGGCCGACCTTGCCGAGCGCTACCGCCGGCAGGGCTACTGGCGCGGCGAAACCTTCAGCGGCATGCTGGCCGAAAGGGTGGCGCGCCATAGCGACCGTCTCGCCGTGGTCAGCGACGGCCGGCGCTGGACCTACCGCGACCTTGCCGCCGAGGCGGATCGCCTGGCCCGCGGCTTTCACGCCCTGGGCATCGGCCGCAACGACCCGGTGGTGGTGCAACTGCCCAATTGCGTGGAGTTCCTCGCCGTGCTGTTCGCGCTCTTCCGGCTCGGCGCCTTGCCGATCTTCGCGCTGCCGCCGCACCGCCAGTTCGAGATCGGCCACTTCTGCCGCCATGCCGGCGCGGTGGCCTATGTCGTTGCCGACCGTCACGCCGGTTTCGATTACCGCATGCTGGCGCGCGACATCAAGGCAGCGGTGCCGCAGCTTCAGCATGTGCTGGTGCTCGGTGAGCCGGGAGAGTTCCGCGCGCTCGACGACCTGCCGGCATTGCGGGGCGAGCTGCCGCCTCCACCCGCCGCCGACGAGGTCGCCTTCTTCCAGCTCTCCGGCGGCAGCACCGGTACGCCCAAGCTGATTCCGCGCACCCACGACGATTATCTCTACAGCATCCGCGCCAGCGCGGAGATCTGCGGCCTCGATGGCGACAGCGTGTTCCTGTGCGTCATTCCCGCCGGGCACAACTTCGCCATGAGTTCGCCCGGCTCGCTCGGCACGCTCTATGCCGGCGGCACCGTCGTGATGTGCGCCCATCCCAGCCCGGACATGGCGCTCGGCTGGATCGAGCGCGAGCGCGTCACGCTCACTGCGCTGGTGCCGCCGCTGGTGCCGGTGTGGCTCGACGCCATTGCACGCGTCAAGCCCGACCTCGCCAGCCTGAAGCAGGTGCTGGTGGGCGGTGCCCGCTTCGACGCGGAGACGGCCAACCGGGTGGTGCGCGAGCTCGGCGTCCAGCTGCAGCAGGTGTTCGGCATGGCCGAAGGCCTGGTCAATTACACCCGGCTGGACGATCCGCCCGAGGTCGTGCTGCATACGCAGGGCAGGCCGATCTCGCCGGACGACGAGTTGCGCATCGTCGATGACGAGGACCGGCCGGTCGCCGAGGGCGAGACCGGCCACCTGCTGACGCGCGGGCCCTACACCATCCGCGGCTACTACAAGACGGCCGAGCACAACGCCCGCGCCTTCACCGCCGACGGCTTCTACCGCACCGGCGACATGGTGCGGCGCACGCCGGAGGGCAACCTGGTGGTCGAAGGCCGCGCCAAGGACCAGATCAACCGCGGCGGCGAGAAGATCGCCGCCGAGGAGGTCGAGCACCAGCTGCTGGCCCATGCCGGCGTGATGGACTGCGCCGTCGTCGCCATGCCGGACGCCTACCTCGGCGAGAAGAGCTGCGCCTTCGTGATCCGCCGCGACGACGAGCTGCGCGCGGTGGACCTGATCCGCTTCCTGCGCGGCTGCGGGCTGGCGACCTACAAGATCCCCGACCGCATCGAGTTCGTCGACCGCTTCCCCAAGACCGGCGTCGGCAAGATCAGCAAGAAGCAGCTGCGCCTCGACATCGAAGCGCGCCTGGCGGCAACCGCCGTCTGA
- a CDS encoding MFS transporter: protein MNQTDIAANTLAGHAAGAAGRPERLLVLTLAGIQFSHILDFMVMMPLGPALIEALAIDTRQFALLVSIYTLAAAASGLVAAAFVDLFGRRGLLLTLFALFILATLGCALAPDYATLLLSRTLAGAFGGVLAALLQTIIGDAIPFERRARASGAVMSATSLAAVLGVPGALTLAAAFGWQWPFAAIATVAALFWGLAARHVPRLPPHRAGPGSRTQVVAGMSAVLRDRNHRLALLFMALGAFSTFTVMPYLTLYLTRNVGLAAEDVPLVYVLGGVAGFLVARWIGGLADRWGKVPVYRAVALFSVAPILLQTHLPPLALGWILLCSTLFLTLGPGRAVPAMAITISAAQPPLRGSFLSLCSSSQQLACGIAAYVGGRLIVEGPDGALDGYGAAGWLAVALTGATMLLAGRIRAHVRPPAA, encoded by the coding sequence ATGAACCAGACAGACATCGCCGCGAACACCCTGGCGGGACACGCCGCGGGAGCCGCCGGCAGGCCGGAGCGCCTGCTGGTCCTGACGCTGGCCGGCATCCAGTTCTCCCACATCCTCGACTTCATGGTGATGATGCCGCTGGGGCCGGCGCTGATCGAAGCGCTGGCGATCGACACGCGGCAGTTTGCGCTCCTCGTCTCCATCTACACGCTGGCGGCCGCGGCCAGCGGACTGGTGGCGGCCGCCTTTGTCGACCTGTTCGGGCGCAGGGGCCTGTTGCTGACGCTGTTCGCGCTTTTCATCCTCGCCACGTTGGGCTGCGCGCTGGCGCCGGACTACGCCACGCTGCTGCTGTCGCGGACGCTGGCGGGCGCCTTCGGCGGCGTGCTGGCAGCGCTGCTGCAGACCATCATCGGCGACGCGATTCCTTTCGAACGGCGCGCCAGGGCCAGCGGCGCAGTGATGTCGGCGACCTCGCTGGCGGCGGTGCTGGGCGTGCCGGGGGCGCTGACGCTGGCCGCCGCGTTCGGCTGGCAATGGCCATTCGCCGCCATCGCCACGGTGGCTGCGCTGTTCTGGGGGCTGGCCGCGCGCCATGTGCCTCGACTGCCGCCCCATCGCGCCGGGCCGGGTTCGCGGACGCAGGTGGTGGCCGGCATGTCGGCCGTGCTGCGCGACCGCAATCACCGGCTGGCGCTGCTGTTCATGGCGCTGGGCGCGTTCTCGACCTTCACCGTGATGCCTTATCTCACGCTCTACCTCACCCGCAATGTCGGGCTGGCGGCGGAGGACGTGCCCTTGGTCTATGTGCTCGGCGGCGTGGCGGGATTCCTCGTGGCGCGCTGGATCGGTGGTCTGGCCGACCGCTGGGGCAAGGTCCCTGTCTATCGCGCGGTGGCGTTGTTCTCGGTGGCGCCGATCCTGCTGCAGACGCACCTGCCGCCGCTGGCGCTGGGCTGGATCTTGCTGTGCTCCACGCTGTTCCTCACCCTCGGGCCGGGGCGGGCGGTGCCGGCGATGGCGATCACCATTTCGGCCGCACAACCGCCGCTGCGCGGCAGCTTTCTATCGCTGTGCTCGTCGAGCCAGCAACTGGCCTGCGGCATCGCCGCCTATGTGGGCGGGCGACTCATCGTGGAAGGACCCGACGGCGCGCTAGACGGCTACGGCGCCGCCGGCTGGCTGGCGGTTGCCCTGACCGGCGCGACGATGCTGCTCGCCGGGCGGATCCGGGCCCACGTGCGGCCGCCCGCCGCCTGA